From Verrucomicrobiia bacterium, a single genomic window includes:
- a CDS encoding sulfite exporter TauE/SafE family protein gives MDYWTALVLGLVGSLHCAGMCGPLGLALPHAGATPSAFFAGRVAYNMGRILTYCALGLLFGLVGRSLVLAGIQRWVSIGLGLALLGALFGSRKLALWRPVTGLVEQLKSRMALLLRRRSFASLGLLGLLNGLLPCGLVYVACAGATATGGILAAAQYMAAFGIGTVPLMLAIGLSGKLVPISWRLQLRKAIPISVFLLATLLILRGMSLGIPYVSPDLSGGKSACCDR, from the coding sequence ATGGATTATTGGACGGCATTGGTTCTGGGGCTGGTTGGCAGCCTGCATTGCGCGGGGATGTGTGGACCACTGGGCCTGGCGCTACCGCACGCGGGGGCGACTCCCTCAGCGTTCTTTGCGGGTCGCGTGGCTTACAATATGGGCCGGATTTTGACCTATTGCGCCCTGGGCCTGCTCTTCGGCCTGGTTGGGCGCTCCCTGGTTCTTGCGGGCATCCAACGATGGGTTTCGATTGGGCTGGGCCTGGCTTTGTTGGGCGCCCTGTTTGGCTCCCGGAAATTAGCGCTCTGGCGCCCCGTAACAGGGCTGGTTGAGCAACTCAAATCGCGCATGGCGCTGCTGCTTCGCCGCCGCTCGTTTGCGTCTCTGGGCTTGCTGGGTTTGCTGAATGGCCTGTTGCCCTGCGGCCTGGTCTATGTTGCCTGTGCCGGGGCGACCGCCACTGGCGGCATCCTTGCGGCTGCGCAGTACATGGCGGCTTTTGGCATCGGAACCGTGCCGCTGATGCTCGCCATCGGACTGTCTGGAAAACTGGTGCCCATTTCCTGGCGCCTCCAACTCCGCAAAGCCATTCCCATTTCCGTTTTTCTTTTGGCGACTCTGCTCATCCTGCGCGGGATGTCCCTGGGCATCCCTTATGTCAGCCCGGATTTATCCGGCGGCAAGTCCGCTTGCTGCGACCGGTAG